The segment CCTTTACCTCCCCGGTTCTTTGCGCCTTCCTTCTGGCCCGAGCCTGCCTCCGCTCCCGGCGCTCTCGAGCCCACCGCTCCGTCTCGCTCTCTTCTGTGCCGGCTTCGAGAtctacagcaacaacaaaaaacaaacacacagcaagtCTTTTAAACACTGCGCTTAAGCTAAAGTAATATGTGAAGTTTTAGTAGAAAAAGGGGAAATGATGGGGAGTACCTCTCCTGTCAAACGTCTGAGAGCGAGGAGAACCAGCAGGCTGCGTGAGGCCCAGCAGGTCGGACTTCTGCAGACTGGCAATACGAGACCTCCAGCTCACTTCCTGTAAGACCAGGATGTGATGTCACCTTACAGCCATATAAGAGCAGCCGCCAACAGGTCTGCAACTCGTATAAAGATCTCTCACCCCCTCATCGACCTTCTTCTGCTTCgtttccttctctttctccttctcctcttcctccttttctttccctttgACGTCCGTCTTCATGGTTTTGATGGTCTTCTCTGCTTCCTGCAGATCTGTGAGCGTCACCCCCTTCACATGAGAAGAAAACGTCAGACGCACCTGAGGTTTAAAGACTTGAGCCTGTAGGAACTATCTGAGGTATAAACCCGAACCTGAGTGGAGCGACGAGATTGCCGCGCGTGTCTGGAGCGAGCTTTCCTCTGTGCTTCCGCCTCCTCGTCCCGCACGGGTGTCAGATATGACCTACAGGAGTAAAACCACTTTAGCGACAATGCTGCAACACGAAACGTCTTCACAGAAGCGTTTAGTTCTTACTTTCGCCTCTGTTTGGTCTCCAGCTCGCCTGTGGTTGTGCTCTGAGAGTTGGAGGTGTTGACGGACAATGGGTCCttcttttctgccttttcctGAGGAAGTCTTTGAGAgaaggaacaacaacaaaatgtgttttaaaagctttttaaattaaacaacaacaaagctaaaagaaatacCTTTGAGCTAAGGCAGCATTAGGGCGGTGAAGTCCAGCGTAGCTCGATCCTGTGCTCGCTGAGGTCACGCTGGTGTCATCCAGTCTCTTTCCATACGATGAGCTAGGAACAAGACCGGACACATTGGAAACACAAGGGCATCTTTCACAGTCATGTGCACGCACAGAATAACGGGCGGAAGGGGATAAATGAGCTGTGACACAGCGAACACAATCGCACACAAACATAGGAGCGAGTAAACAGGGGACAGGTGGCGAGCAGCGTGACTGACCTGTGAAGCAGGGATGGAGTGGAACTAGTGAGCTCATTGCCAAACTGACTATGAAGCCGCCGGGTGTAAGAGGAGCTACGACTTAGCCAgctgagagagagacagggggACAGGGACACGGACGCAGTGACTCGGATTGTGCTTTCACAAGCGCAGAGTGTGAATGAGGGGTTAAGGGTCACCTGCTGGAGTTGTCGGGGCTGCTATCTGGAATACTGAAGAGTCTCCGTGTTGGATTAGGCGGCACTCGAGCGAGCCTGGGCTCCTGAGAGCAAGAGGAACGGCATGTTTGTCGGTTATTTATGCAGCTCTGTGAGTGGAAGCTATAAAAGAAGCCTTTATTTGGCCTGTCATGTTCCAGTTATAAAATAATGACTGTGCTCTCAGTGGCCGCGTAAATCATGGAGACAACTGTGTACCTTGGTGTCGGCCTCGGAGCTCAGGCGAGGGCTGGAGGCAGAGCGCGTCATTCCCAGGCCGGGCTCGGCAGGTCTGCCCGGGTCCTGGTGGGAGTCAGGGAGCCCGGCTGAGCCCAGAGTCACAGAACTGCCTGCTTTTCTCAGAGACGTTCTCCATGAGCCGGGGGCTTCGGTGGCTGGAGGCTTGCTCGGTTCCTGCTACACACGCCATAAGAAGCCCAAAAGGTTTTATTGCTCTGTAGAAACACTGTAAACGTAAATCAGCACACGTCTGTTGCTCTCCAAAGAAACACCTCTACAGAATACCTTTTTCACTTGGCTTGCAGTGGTAGTCGCTGACATGGAGGTAGAAAGCAAGCTGGTGGTGTTTCGTTTGTTGTTCAAGTTGTTTatgatttctctgttttttgctttttctgaaACAGCGCAGATGAAGAAATCCCTCGTAAATCTACAAAGCACAGGAGACAGCAGTCTCCACAGACACgtaaacagcagctgcagcggcTCTCTCACCTGACTCGGCGTCGCTCTCAGACTCGCTCTCCTCCTctgagctggagctgctggaggcttTCGCCTGGCTCTGCCCCGCCtggccttcctcctcctcgtcctcagCCGGACTGCTCTGCAGGGCGGGAGGCGGGTGCTTCTCCCGCTCGTGGAGGCCGATCTTCTCCTTGCTGCTCATACGAGAGATAGAAGTCCTGCGGGGGGCGGGGCGTGAAGCAACAGGTGGCACCGTCAGAGAGGGCAATCAGTGCGTGTGCAGCCAATTAGAGACATCAATCAGAACAGGAACAGGAGGAACGTCAGCTCACGTTTTAGCAATCTGTGCGCTGAATTACtgaatttaaattgatttaatctggccaaataaaaaaaaagaaaattggtcATGTCTTTGTGACACACTACACACTAATGAGAACATGATATGATACTAATCTTTAAAATTTGAgcttaaaattacattttaaattaatcaaagGCTTAGCATTttttggaggaatgcatatcacctgctgccgttcatgccagactttttcAGAGTTTAGcccaaatgttgttttgttgcccaAAAATAGTTGCtaatgcctctcagctaccaccCCAACAAACTACAACtggatgaacatccagtgattcctttctgagaacTTAAAAACTTAGACTAAAATCCTTAATTAGCCATTATTTGCTCCCTTAAATCAAacgtttttaataaatgaacgATATgagcttgtttattttttctgtatgcTAGAATGGAGACTAGTTTCAGAGTTACGGATtcaaacgtttaaaaaaaattcacctTTTAATGAGTTTTGTCCTCCTAATTGTCTATGATCTATGTTCCTGCAACAGAACTTTGTGTAATAATCACAGAACATGCATTAGTTTAAATAATCTGCTCCGTGGGATATACCTGACTGCTTTTAAAGTCACATTATAAAGCTTATATTATAACATTGTAGGTGATTAACAGATGTAATTAACAAACCTCACGTCACTGCCTGACTGAGCTCAGTCCAGTGTCTAAACAAGAATATCAGGGCAACACTGTCAgagaaagctttatttttttgtttctttccttcaAAAACTATCAAACTGCTTTGTTAGAGTAAAAGAAAGGACCGTCCGAAAATGCCTTTCCAGTAACAGGAACagcacaataaaacatttctaacacttttacagctgaaaactagaaaaaaaagaagtcagacGAATTGAATTCCTTTTAAGAGGAACAACAATGGAAACAACAGGTCTTAacatggagcttttttttttttttttttttctcttgccaGTCCAGTTTGTTGTAAAGGTGGTTTCCAGAGAGCAACCTGACCTGCAGCTTCATTTCTCTCACGAGGTGTTACCGTCATGTGACGTCACACCAGATTTCTCACCGACACGCACTGCTTCAAGAAATTACCTTCAATCTGAGCCGCATCAAGTCAAACACAGGCACAGAAAGGAACgaattactctttttttttttcaacgcAAGCTAAACAAAGCTAATCATTTTATTACTACTATCCAACCCGTGTCGTGTCCAGGATACTTGTTTTAAGATTAAATCGTGATGTTTcacaagaaaacacattttctgataATAAGAAAGTGTCGATTAAATGGGGTGATTTTAAGGCTTAACTGGGATTTAAACTGGAACATAATCGCTTTTATGTTCTGAggtgtgaaaaaataaataattaagaaCGTTAGGGAGCTTTAGTCTGGCTTAGAAATATAaagtagttgtttttgtttgtgacctGGGAGAGATTATTTGTAGATTTTCAGTGATGGAAAGAAAGCTCTGTAACCACAacttaaaattagaaaaaaaagattaatctgTATGATATTAATTATTGTTTGTAGAGAGAAACTGAAATCTGCAAATCAGagcttcaaaaaaaataaattaataaaataaataaataaacttctcTGGTGCATCTTCATTCCGTTTTTCAATCTAAACACTTCATTCTCAATTTTCAACGTATAATTTTGTTCATAGATTTCATATTAAGAATAATTAAACTTCAGATCAACTTCCAGTGGTGGATGTAAACACCACCTACAGAATGTTTCAGATCGGACCTGCAGAGAGCTGAGGATTAATGACATTCAGCTGAGGATGAGCAGAACAGGCGTTAAGGTAAAAGATGTTTGATGCACTCATGTAACCTTTAagaatgtgtttatctgttgttAGGTAATCTGTATTGACTTAGAGAGAAGTACAATGggtacccacacacacacacacacacacacactggcactAACTTGCGTGCGCGAAGTGGTACCATGGAGATTTGTGGACTGGTCTCAATAACAGGAGTCTGTTTCTCCCTCTTGCTGCGTAACTGAAGAGGAATAtaaacagacataaacacagaggAGAGAACGTTTCGCTCGGCAGCGCCATCAGTCACGTCAGGTTTATCCAAGCGGCTGATTACGGTCGCCGAGCCCGCGGAGGCACACTCACAGCGTTCTGTTTCTTCTGCATCTCCTCAAGAGCGTCCACAAGGTTCTCGTCGGCGACATCGAAGGGTGTCTGTCCCTACAAGGACATCGGCGGCGCCTTATCAGTTGGGACACGGGAGTCGGCTTCAAAACGTGATTTAATGGCAAGTAAAGGTGGTCTCGCTCTCACCACGTTGTTGACCGCAGTCATGTCGCACATGTGGTCGGTGAGCAGGGCGCACACCTCCTCCTGGCCCCAGTGAGCTGCTGCGTGCAGCGGCGTCCACCCGTCTATGTCCCTGCCGTCCACATCCACCTCGGTCTGTAACAGCACCCTGCCCGAGGAGAGGACACGGCTTTAAATAAGAGCTGTTTGACACCGAAACAGGACAAGAGCCGACGAGCACATGTTCGCACTGATTCTCACTTCAGGACTTCGATGTAACCTTTGGCGGCGGCGACGTGCAGAGCCGTTGCATTGGTGTTGGGGTGAGGCCTCAGGCGGCCACGCCCTTCCATCATCGCCCTGGCGTCCTGGAGCATGatcctctcctcttcctttcGGGCTTTGTCCACGTCTATGCCTGCGAGACACGTGTGGACGAGGCGGAGGATTGACACCCAGAAACATTTTCaatcaacaaaaactgaaactctgcTCAGTTGATTCACTAACTtcaacacaataaaagtaaaaaaggtttgtaATAAAGAGACTCTGCGCTCATTTCTGTCCTGACTGCTGCAGGATGTGAGCACTCAAAACAGGATCAAATGCAAAGCAATGATTTACAAGaatgaggagaaaacaaaaatacaataaatgatGTTAAAGTTGTGACAAaccacacatttctttaaaccTGCCGTATTCTAGTAAATtaccatttttacattttaacagaaCAGATTAAATCTGTGGCAAGAAGAGCTTCTACAATCAATAAAATTACTGactgtatttaaatatttatttcggtgtgataaaaatatttatcaggTTAACGCATTTCAGATTttacttaatgttttttttagcacaacctgaaaataacagaaatttttaaaacatcctaATCATAAAATGTCAAGATGTTTAGATAAAAATGCCAAATTATTGTAAAATCAATCTTTTTCTAATACATCCTGGTAATCATAAAATTACCAATAACCTGTTAAAAAATAACCATTATGAGAAATTCCAAATAAAGTTATAGACTGTTGTGctataattttactttttttgcttaaatttttaatgtttttaagtaCAAACGTACCTGCAGACAGTTTCTACCTCTTGATGAAGTAAAATCTTAAATGTGTCTTCATGAAAGAGTGAAAAACGGAACATTTAGGTCAGTGAAAAGTTGCTCAGCTTCATCATTTTTCTACAGAAAATAAGCAATTTTATGAATTAGTTTGATAAAGTTTAAGTCAATTAGATGAAATTCACTTTAATGTGATGAAAAAACAAGCTTCAATTTCTTGTTTTGgtccaaaaaataaagaaatatcaaaatgtAGAGACAAGACCCGGAAATGTCTgcttttttccaaataaataaataaaaaacctaacTGTTGGAACACATTTGGGCATATAAATGATTCCTACATGGCAGCATTGTGTCATATTTTCATCCAAAGAACAAAGAGGAGTTCATTTTAGATGTAAAGCTATAAAGCCAAGTGTCACCATTTTCTCCACCTTGTTTTTTGATTTCGGCTCTGAGGAGCCTCTCCATGACGTCTTCTGTGGCCACATCCAGAGGAAGTTCCCCCTCGCTGTTTATTGCTCCGACGTTAGCGCCGTGCTCTATCAGGTATCTTtaaaacagagaggaaaacacTTCTTTATCGCCTGACCGTGCCGTTACCGTACAGATCCCTAAAAGGTTAAAAGGCAGTGGAACAACCAGAGGGGCGGTGCTCGGCACTCACTTGGCGATCTGGATGAAACCACAGGAAGCTGCGGCGTGCAGAGGAGTCCAGCCCTCGTTGTCCCCTCTGTTGATGTCGCTCCCGTTTTCCACCAGGAACTGAACCATCTCGGCGTTTTCGTCAATGCAGGCCTGAAAGACGACGCGCAGACACACGGCGGTTTACTGCGCGGCTGTCTCCGAGCAGCGGAGGACGTCTCTGACTCACTTCACTTTGGTTTATAGTCGAAGGCAGAACTCCAGACGTTTCCAAAATCTATTAGTCTCGACTGAAGCACCGGGACTAAAAACAAAGACTACTGTGTCTACTTGGAAGGACTTTCTACTAAGTGGGCCGCTAAAAGCCCTCAAGTACTTTCCAAAACAGTCGTTTCGTGGCATGAGAGGAAGAGCGTATCTGTTCAACAGCTTCTCCTGAGGCCAAGTCAAGCAAAGATCTCAACGTGATCCAACACAGGTCGCAAGATAAACCACGTGAGGATCTCGTGGGATTATGTTATTACTGGATATTTACAAGGGAAAATACTCACACTGCCGAAGTCATTTTTGTCTCTCgtgaaaatatacattttaaaaaagctctaaagacaagaaaataccTGGCTACATTAGGCTCCTTTAAGGAAGTCTGGTCACTGTTGTCATTTCTAGTCTAGTCTTTGAAAAGTAAAGACACTGAAGTGGATAATGTCAATATATCTGTGAAAACATGGCAGTCAGGTCAGACAAGATTCACGGCGAGAGTTGATAACAAGGTTTTCTCTGCGGATCACGTTACTGCAGTGGGAACGCCGCTCGTTATCTTTGTCCTGGGATTATTGTGTTTCACTGGTTTTATAGCTCATTCAGACAGATTAGTTACTCAAACTGACTGTTTCGGATGAGGCTAAATCAACAGGGGACAATGACTGAACGATCACTACAGattagtttgtctttaaaagaaaaaaacaaagaaaagcagccGTGTTTTGCTTTGAATTAAAGGGTAGAAAATCACACTGAAGTGACGCGTTTAATAATAGCTCTGCATCCTCAGTTTCATGCAACAATAACTGCCTCTTGAGGGGGtagttttgtagaaaaaaatgggAGAATAAACgcagaataaaacaacaccCCGTCATAAACCCTGTCATATACGCCGAGGAGGATTTAGTGACTTTTAGTCCACATGGAACCGATCGCTGAATGTTTCCTTAAAACGCgctaaaatgacatttattttgaacttgTGCGCACAAGGAAGGTTGAATGACAATTAAGCACAAGTGCAAAGTTTGCTAAAGTCACAAAACAACCTGAATCACAGCGATGCAGACCTGATTTAGGTGCAGACTTTTACCTGGAGGAAAATGATCTGCATtaaaaagaatgataaaaaaacaaacaaagatgtaTTTATAATTATGCATGTTTGTCTAAATTCATTTAAGTCTTTGAAAATGTATCAACTTCGTAAAAAAAGTGTACATGAAGATTTCTGGTCCCAGACCTGGtgatagaaaaaagaaaataggagGATTTATACGATGAGTTCACCTTCTGACACGTTTATTTTAGGTCACATGTAGGCGATTTATTTTAGCTCCCCTTCAGCTCAtctagctagtcttttgttaatttgtttagCCTTCGGTTCGTTTCATTTAGCTGTCAGCTCTTCCTACAGCTCAATTTTTAATCTGCAGCTCATTTGTTTAGCCTTTAGCGTATTTATCTCGTCTACCCAGCCTTCGGCGCATCTTGCtagctttcagctttttcctttcAAACTCCACTCAGCTTCTTCGGCAGATTTCAGTCACTTtcttcagcatttctttttgcctttttttctggcttTAGGTGCCTTTCGCGGTGAGCATCAGTCTTCAGCTTCATACGCAGCCAAACTGCGACGCGCAGTTTGTTCTGACGCCTGCGAACGAAACCAGCGTCGACGTTTTCGAGCAGTTTGGGCTCACGGCAGCTCTTCTATCGCATCTCCTCCGGTGCATCAAAAAGCCTCGGGCGGCTACGACCCGGTTTGCCGTTATTTCCTTCTGTTTGTGATCTGACTTGACCATCTAGTCCTCACTAGGGCTGCAACAATTAGTCGGCAATAAAAATAGTTACTATAGCTACTGGTGAAACAACACGGTGCACTAAACGATCCAAGGTTTGGGACAATTTTACTCTCgataaaggaaaaaataaactttgcaaAGCGGACCTCACATATCATGTAAGCACTTCTGTGATGCTCGAGCATTTAAAGAGGCACATCAGACATCTGGAAGCAGACACGGAGTTATATAGAATTATATGAATCATAATCCAATAAGTCAACTAATCGTTTCCATCGTCGATGACTAATCGACTATCAAAATAGTCATTAGTTGCAGCCCCAGTCCTCACTTATCCTAACATTTGTACAGTTTTTCAGCTTCCTAACATCCAGGACAGAACCGTCACCGGCTGCTTCAGACATCCCACACGCTTCCTTCGCCGGCTGTCACACTTCTGTGGACATCAGGTGAAGACGTCAACAACATCTTGACTGATCTGATTCAAAGTCTGTGCTGATGTGCTGAAGGAAAACTACAGAGGATCTATCACCATCCTTTGGTGTAgctacaaggaaaaaaaaaagaagacggTTTAAAGTAACTGCTTGGGTTACGACCAGATGTTTTAGTGTCAGTCAGCTGCTTTCCTTCTTCAGATATCTGATGTTCAGTTTTATATGCTACTGAGAACAGCCAGGAAGCAAACTCACCAAAGCCTTCGTCATGTTCCCGAAAAGGCACAAAATAAGACGGTAAAGTAGGGCTTTTTATCATCAACTtattggtgcttttattttaaatgttgtttttaatgttactgGCTCTGACGCAACTTGGAAGTAAAGATTAATTTGAACAAGacggtaaaagaaaaaaggtaaatatttataTTCGGGAggcagaaaaccagaaaaacttgGGCAGCAATTACAACACAAGCAGAATGTTTAAGttattaaaacagcagctgagtcctttttgttttgtttgttgactGATCGCCGGAGGACTGACCACACAGGAAGTTCCCTTAACttgttcaagaaaaaaagaacaa is part of the Kryptolebias marmoratus isolate JLee-2015 linkage group LG11, ASM164957v2, whole genome shotgun sequence genome and harbors:
- the zmp:0000001167 gene encoding protein phosphatase 1 regulatory subunit 12A isoform X6, giving the protein MAATDHSRSEAAKQRRQDQLQRWLGSETDQTASEARQTFSGGSGTRRAKVRFAQGAVFMAACSAGDREEVAALLRQGADINHANIDGLTALHQACIDENAEMVQFLVENGSDINRGDNEGWTPLHAAASCGFIQIAKYLIEHGANVGAINSEGELPLDVATEDVMERLLRAEIKKQGGENGIDVDKARKEEERIMLQDARAMMEGRGRLRPHPNTNATALHVAAAKGYIEVLKVLLQTEVDVDGRDIDGWTPLHAAAHWGQEEVCALLTDHMCDMTAVNNVGQTPFDVADENLVDALEEMQKKQNALRSKREKQTPVIETSPQISMVPLRARKTSISRMSSKEKIGLHEREKHPPPALQSSPAEDEEEEGQAGQSQAKASSSSSSEEESESESDAESEKAKNREIINNLNNKRNTTSLLSTSMSATTTASQVKKQEPSKPPATEAPGSWRTSLRKAGSSVTLGSAGLPDSHQDPGRPAEPGLGMTRSASSPRLSSEADTKEPRLARVPPNPTRRLFSIPDSSPDNSSSWLSRSSSYTRRLHSQFGNELTSSTPSLLHSSSYGKRLDDTSVTSASTGSSYAGLHRPNAALAQRLPQEKAEKKDPLSVNTSNSQSTTTGELETKQRRKSYLTPVRDEEAEAQRKARSRHARQSRRSTQGVTLTDLQEAEKTIKTMKTDVKGKEKEEEEKEKEKETKQKKVDEGEVSWRSRIASLQKSDLLGLTQPAGSPRSQTFDRRDLEAGTEESETERWARERRERRQARARRKAQRTGEGDDNDGEEEFSGSGLDPQKDQHTSSRLDTSCNDRTQAGGSETKDFKKLFEEVSRENSQLQAQLQDTQRVVSQTRLELEKATQDRRMLERRMAELEEELKVLVDLRADNQRLKDENGALIRVISKLSK
- the zmp:0000001167 gene encoding protein phosphatase 1 regulatory subunit 12A isoform X3: MAATDHSRSEAAKQRRQDQLQRWLGSETDQTASEARQTFSGGSGTRRAKVRFAQGAVFMAACSAGDREEVAALLRQGADINHANIDGLTALHQACIDENAEMVQFLVENGSDINRGDNEGWTPLHAAASCGFIQIAKYLIEHGANVGAINSEGELPLDVATEDVMERLLRAEIKKQGIDVDKARKEEERIMLQDARAMMEGRGRLRPHPNTNATALHVAAAKGYIEVLKVLLQTEVDVDGRDIDGWTPLHAAAHWGQEEVCALLTDHMCDMTAVNNVGQTPFDVADENLVDALEEMQKKQNALRSKREKQTPVIETSPQISMVPLRARKTSISRMSSKEKIGLHEREKHPPPALQSSPAEDEEEEGQAGQSQAKASSSSSSEEESESESDAESEKAKNREIINNLNNKRNTTSLLSTSMSATTTASQVKKQEPSKPPATEAPGSWRTSLRKAGSSVTLGSAGLPDSHQDPGRPAEPGLGMTRSASSPRLSSEADTKEPRLARVPPNPTRRLFSIPDSSPDNSSSWLSRSSSYTRRLHSQFGNELTSSTPSLLHSSSYGKRLDDTSVTSASTGSSYAGLHRPNAALAQRLPQEKAEKKDPLSVNTSNSQSTTTGELETKQRRKSYLTPVRDEEAEAQRKARSRHARQSRRSTQGVTLTDLQEAEKTIKTMKTDVKGKEKEEEEKEKEKETKQKKVDEGEVSWRSRIASLQKSDLLGLTQPAGSPRSQTFDRRDLEAGTEESETERWARERRERRQARARRKAQRTGEGDDNDGEEEFSGSGLDPQKDQHTSSRLDTSCNDRTQAGGSETKDFKKLFEEVSRENSQLQAQLQDTQRVVSQTRLELEKATQRQERFSDCSALLELERKDRRMLERRMAELEEELKVLVDLRADNQRLKDENGALIRVISKLSK
- the zmp:0000001167 gene encoding protein phosphatase 1 regulatory subunit 12A isoform X1, whose amino-acid sequence is MAATDHSRSEAAKQRRQDQLQRWLGSETDQTASEARQTFSGGSGTRRAKVRFAQGAVFMAACSAGDREEVAALLRQGADINHANIDGLTALHQACIDENAEMVQFLVENGSDINRGDNEGWTPLHAAASCGFIQIAKYLIEHGANVGAINSEGELPLDVATEDVMERLLRAEIKKQGGENGIDVDKARKEEERIMLQDARAMMEGRGRLRPHPNTNATALHVAAAKGYIEVLKVLLQTEVDVDGRDIDGWTPLHAAAHWGQEEVCALLTDHMCDMTAVNNVGQTPFDVADENLVDALEEMQKKQNALRSKREKQTPVIETSPQISMVPLRARKTSISRMSSKEKIGLHEREKHPPPALQSSPAEDEEEEGQAGQSQAKASSSSSSEEESESESDAESEKAKNREIINNLNNKRNTTSLLSTSMSATTTASQVKKQEPSKPPATEAPGSWRTSLRKAGSSVTLGSAGLPDSHQDPGRPAEPGLGMTRSASSPRLSSEADTKEPRLARVPPNPTRRLFSIPDSSPDNSSSWLSRSSSYTRRLHSQFGNELTSSTPSLLHSSSYGKRLDDTSVTSASTGSSYAGLHRPNAALAQRLPQEKAEKKDPLSVNTSNSQSTTTGELETKQRRKSYLTPVRDEEAEAQRKARSRHARQSRRSTQGVTLTDLQEAEKTIKTMKTDVKGKEKEEEEKEKEKETKQKKVDEGEVSWRSRIASLQKSDLLGLTQPAGSPRSQTFDRRDLEAGTEESETERWARERRERRQARARRKAQRTGEGDDNDGEEEFSGSGLDPQKDQHTSSRLDTSCNDRTQAGGSETKDFKKLFEEVSRENSQLQAQLQDTQRVVSQTRLELEKATQRQERFSDCSALLELERKDRRMLERRMAELEEELKVLVDLRADNQRLKDENGALIRVISKLSK
- the zmp:0000001167 gene encoding protein phosphatase 1 regulatory subunit 12A isoform X5 is translated as MAATDHSRSEAAKQRRQDQLQRWLGSETDQTASEARQTFSGGSGTRRAKVRFAQGAVFMAACSAGDREEVAALLRQGADINHANIDGLTALHQACIDENAEMVQFLVENGSDINRGDNEGWTPLHAAASCGFIQIAKYLIEHGANVGAINSEGELPLDVATEDVMERLLRAEIKKQGGENGIDVDKARKEEERIMLQDARAMMEGRGRLRPHPNTNATALHVAAAKGYIEVLKVLLQTEVDVDGRDIDGWTPLHAAAHWGQEEVCALLTDHMCDMTAVNNVGQTPFDVADENLVDALEEMQKKQNALRSKREKQTPVIETSPQISMVPLRARKTSISRMSSKEKIGLHEREKHPPPALQSSPAEDEEEEGQAGQSQAKASSSSSSEEESESESDAESEKAKNREIINNLNNKRNTTSLLSTSMSATTTASQVKKQEPSKPPATEAPGSWRTSLRKAGSSVTLGSAGLPDSHQDPGRPAEPGLGMTRSASSPRLSSEADTKEPRLARVPPNPTRRLFSIPDSSPDNSSSWLSRSSSYTRRLHSQFGNELTSSTPSLLHSSSYGKRLDDTSVTSASTGSSYAGLHRPNAALAQRLPQEKAEKKDPLSVNTSNSQSTTTGELETKQRRKSYLTPVRDEEAEAQRKARSRHARQSRRSTQGVTLTDLQEAEKTIKTMKTDVKGKEKEEEEKEKEKETKQKKVDEGEVSWRSRIASLQKSDLLGLTQPAGSPRSQTFDRRDLEAGTEESETERWARERRERRQARARRKAQRTGEGDDNDGEEEFSGSGLDPQKDQHTSSRLDTSCNDRTQAGGSETKDFKKLFEEVSRENSQLQAQLQDTQRVVSQTRLELEKATQRQERFSDCSALLELERKVLVDLRADNQRLKDENGALIRVISKLSK
- the zmp:0000001167 gene encoding protein phosphatase 1 regulatory subunit 12A isoform X2, with the protein product MAATDHSRSEAAKQRRQDQLQRWLGSETDQTASEARQTFSGGSGTRRAKVRFAQGAVFMAACSAGDREEVAALLRQGADINHANIDGLTALHQACIDENAEMVQFLVENGSDINRGDNEGWTPLHAAASCGFIQIAKYLIEHGANVGAINSEGELPLDVATEDVMERLLRAEIKKQGGENGIDVDKARKEEERIMLQDARAMMEGRGRLRPHPNTNATALHVAAAKGYIEVLKVLLQTEVDVDGRDIDGWTPLHAAAHWGQEEVCALLTDHMCDMTAVNNVGQTPFDVADENLVDALEEMQKKQNALRSKREKQTPVIETSPQISMVPLRARKTSISRMSSKEKIGLHEREKHPPPALQSSPAEDEEEEGQAGQSQAKASSSSSSEEESESESDAESEKAKNREIINNLNNKRNTTSLLSTSMSATTTASQVKKEPSKPPATEAPGSWRTSLRKAGSSVTLGSAGLPDSHQDPGRPAEPGLGMTRSASSPRLSSEADTKEPRLARVPPNPTRRLFSIPDSSPDNSSSWLSRSSSYTRRLHSQFGNELTSSTPSLLHSSSYGKRLDDTSVTSASTGSSYAGLHRPNAALAQRLPQEKAEKKDPLSVNTSNSQSTTTGELETKQRRKSYLTPVRDEEAEAQRKARSRHARQSRRSTQGVTLTDLQEAEKTIKTMKTDVKGKEKEEEEKEKEKETKQKKVDEGEVSWRSRIASLQKSDLLGLTQPAGSPRSQTFDRRDLEAGTEESETERWARERRERRQARARRKAQRTGEGDDNDGEEEFSGSGLDPQKDQHTSSRLDTSCNDRTQAGGSETKDFKKLFEEVSRENSQLQAQLQDTQRVVSQTRLELEKATQRQERFSDCSALLELERKDRRMLERRMAELEEELKVLVDLRADNQRLKDENGALIRVISKLSK
- the zmp:0000001167 gene encoding protein phosphatase 1 regulatory subunit 12A isoform X7, with protein sequence MAATDHSRSEAAKQRRQDQLQRWLGSETDQTASEARQTFSGGSGTRRAKVRFAQGAVFMAACSAGDREEVAALLRQGADINHANIDGLTALHQACIDENAEMVQFLVENGSDINRGDNEGWTPLHAAASCGFIQIAKYLIEHGANVGAINSEGELPLDVATEDVMERLLRAEIKKQGGENGIDVDKARKEEERIMLQDARAMMEGRGRLRPHPNTNATALHVAAAKGYIEVLKVLLQTEVDVDGRDIDGWTPLHAAAHWGQEEVCALLTDHMCDMTAVNNVGQTPFDVADENLVDALEEMQKKQNALRSKREKQTPVIETSPQISMVPLRARKTSISRMSSKEKIGLHEREKHPPPALQSSPAEDEEEEGQAGQSQAKASSSSSSEEESESESDAESEKAKNREIINNLNNKRNTTSLLSTSMSATTTASQVKKQEPSKPPATEAPGSWRTSLRKAGSSVTLGSAGLPDSHQDPGRPAEPGLGMTRSASSPRLSSEADTKEPRLARVPPNPTRRLFSIPDSSPDNSSSSSYGKRLDDTSVTSASTGSSYAGLHRPNAALAQRLPQEKAEKKDPLSVNTSNSQSTTTGELETKQRRKSYLTPVRDEEAEAQRKARSRHARQSRRSTQGVTLTDLQEAEKTIKTMKTDVKGKEKEEEEKEKEKETKQKKVDEGEVSWRSRIASLQKSDLLGLTQPAGSPRSQTFDRRDLEAGTEESETERWARERRERRQARARRKAQRTGEGDDNDGEEEFSGSGLDPQKDQHTSSRLDTSCNDRTQAGGSETKDFKKLFEEVSRENSQLQAQLQDTQRVVSQTRLELEKATQRQERFSDCSALLELERKDRRMLERRMAELEEELKVLVDLRADNQRLKDENGALIRVISKLSK